One window of the Hippocampus zosterae strain Florida chromosome 8, ASM2543408v3, whole genome shotgun sequence genome contains the following:
- the odf3l2b gene encoding outer dense fiber protein 3-like protein 2b isoform X1, with amino-acid sequence MEKRYPAIAGREKGPGPGQYRLPPTIGFIGHDLTKQTSPAYSFHRRMSDKMYCVDCSPGPQYHVDAKMTHFGRDGTPAYSMLGRTKVKKEPFHTPGPGTYSPEKASTYNLQRRPPSFTMGRRTRYRTTDSVPAPNKYTLPPLMGSHIPNKPAGASYTMSACFSHGGPSVDLAKTPGPCRYDSTHPSVYQRRPPAFSMLGRHGVPTEDMETPGPGSYNPERVTVHKTRAPAFSMGIRHSEYVTPLVVTVSD; translated from the exons ATGGAGAAACGGTACCCGGCTATTGCAGGCAGAGAGAAAG GACCCGGCCCAGGGCAATACCGGCTACCCCCTACCATTGGCTTTATTGGCCACGACTTGACGAAGCAAACAAGCCCCGCATACTCCTTCCACCGCAGGATGAGTGACAAGA TGTATTGTGTTGACTGTAGTCCGGGACCTCAGTACCACGTCGATGCGAAGATGACTCACTTCGGGAGAGACGGCACACCTGCATACTCCATGTTGGGCAGAACTAAAGTAAAAA AGGAGCCCTTCCACACCCCTGGACCGGGGACCTATAGCCCAGAAAAAGCTTCGACCTACAATCTCCAACGCCGACCCCCTTCCTTCACCATGGGCCGCCGCACGCGTTACCGCACCACAGACTCTGTGCCTGCTCCCAACAAGTACACGCTCCCTCCACTCATGGGCTCTCACATCCCAAACAAGCCGGCCGGCGCCAGCTACACAATGTCAGCTTGTTTCAGCCATGGCGGGCCGTCCGTAGATCTCGCCAAGACGCCGGGTCCTTGTCGGTATGACAGCACACACCCCAGCGTTTATCAACGCAGGCCACCTGCTTTTTCCATGTTGGGGCGACACGGAGTACCCACGGAAGACATGGAGACACCTGGACCTGGATCTTATAACCCAGAAAGAGTAACGGTGCACAAAACTCGGGCCCCAGCCTTCTCCATGGGGATTAGGCACTCTGAGTATGTCACTCCACTGGTCGTCACTGTTTCCGATTGA
- the odf3l2b gene encoding outer dense fiber protein 3-like protein 2b isoform X2: MSDKMYCVDCSPGPQYHVDAKMTHFGRDGTPAYSMLGRTKVKKEPFHTPGPGTYSPEKASTYNLQRRPPSFTMGRRTRYRTTDSVPAPNKYTLPPLMGSHIPNKPAGASYTMSACFSHGGPSVDLAKTPGPCRYDSTHPSVYQRRPPAFSMLGRHGVPTEDMETPGPGSYNPERVTVHKTRAPAFSMGIRHSEYVTPLVVTVSD, encoded by the exons ATGAGTGACAAGA TGTATTGTGTTGACTGTAGTCCGGGACCTCAGTACCACGTCGATGCGAAGATGACTCACTTCGGGAGAGACGGCACACCTGCATACTCCATGTTGGGCAGAACTAAAGTAAAAA AGGAGCCCTTCCACACCCCTGGACCGGGGACCTATAGCCCAGAAAAAGCTTCGACCTACAATCTCCAACGCCGACCCCCTTCCTTCACCATGGGCCGCCGCACGCGTTACCGCACCACAGACTCTGTGCCTGCTCCCAACAAGTACACGCTCCCTCCACTCATGGGCTCTCACATCCCAAACAAGCCGGCCGGCGCCAGCTACACAATGTCAGCTTGTTTCAGCCATGGCGGGCCGTCCGTAGATCTCGCCAAGACGCCGGGTCCTTGTCGGTATGACAGCACACACCCCAGCGTTTATCAACGCAGGCCACCTGCTTTTTCCATGTTGGGGCGACACGGAGTACCCACGGAAGACATGGAGACACCTGGACCTGGATCTTATAACCCAGAAAGAGTAACGGTGCACAAAACTCGGGCCCCAGCCTTCTCCATGGGGATTAGGCACTCTGAGTATGTCACTCCACTGGTCGTCACTGTTTCCGATTGA
- the cks2 gene encoding cyclin-dependent kinases regulatory subunit 2: protein MSKKDIYYSDKYNDDAFEYRHVMLPKQLSKLVPSSHLMSEEEWRGLGVQQSQGWIHYMIHKPEPHILLFRRPLSKH, encoded by the exons ATGTCGAAGAAGGATATTTACTACTCTGACAAATACAACGACGACGCCTTCGAGTACAG GCATGTGATGTTACCGAAGCAGCTGTCCAAACTGGTGCCCTCTTCGCACCTCATGTCCGAAGAGGAGTGGCGGGGCCTCGGCGTGCAGCAGAGCCAAGGATGGATACATTACATGATCCACAAACCAG AGCCTCACATCCTACTGTTCCGAAGACCGCTCTCCAAGCACTGA